The following coding sequences lie in one Lolium perenne isolate Kyuss_39 chromosome 2, Kyuss_2.0, whole genome shotgun sequence genomic window:
- the LOC127331765 gene encoding putative disease resistance protein At1g50180, which yields MAESAVKAVVGNVSNLAVRETSFLCGVTNEVGFLKDELKRLKCYLKSGDAKWRSGDERVATWVSQIRDAAYESENVLEVADYMEKRNRLTRGFMGAISRYARLPSDLITLHKVGAEVQRIRRKISEIFDSANRLNIDLDTSVLDKGHVEDVFPREYGLMHQNFKDDAVIFGFEDEYKEIVDKLVDKENNTLSAISIVAMGGAGKTTLVRKVYTSSRVERHFDTIAWVTVSQKFKGIDLLRDIMKQIMGARDDFQMHEYEVGKEIHDYLSKKRFLVVLDDVWETDTWEQINKTVKAFPDVANGSRVLLTTRKQDVANHIQMPTHVHPLKKLDEKKSWELFSSKALPSYNRFLLCDVDEFEELGKKLARKCNGLPLALAVFGGYLSKNLNKDTWCDILLSWPSTKDGQMMRNILARSYNDLPDHYLRSCFLYVAAFPEDYEISMSDLIELWIAECFIPHTPKHKLEETARKYITELAQRSLVQVVDTSRAHGWIERIRIHDILRDWCIEEAREDGFLDMIDKTACHMGASSSDSMISYRASFQNLSDQVLQPATPNLRTLVGFELSSISLPKLRFLRVLHMANSDLKNLSLAIGGCIHLRCLRLTRCENVALPSSIGKLLYLQIIDLRKTKLDSMIPNTLWDIPTLRHVYLSTAFSSPRSVQQKDLQTLWLTCASVGTKYCYHDLVTFLEKMRQLTTLFLVMRPMHVEMLNIFAYMPHLVDIHLANFGVLNKLPESNHFPQRLRHLYLEADVIELDPMPILEKLPCLVVLELSGYEGRIMSCSAQGFPRLQELKLDRFSIKEWRMEEGTMPKLSHLKLWLCKKMRKLPEGLLHLPSLKNLKLISKPLISGDDTTLKELERRGCEVER from the exons ATGGCCGAATCCGCTGTTAAAGCCGTGGTAGGGAACGTGAGCAATCTTGCAGTTCGGGAGACCTCATTTTTATGTGGTGTCACTAATGAAGTAGGATTCTTGAAAGATGAGCTGAAGCGGCTAAAGTGCTACCTGAAATCTGGTGATGCTAAATGGAGATCAGGGGATGAACGTGTGGCTACCTGGGTCAGCCAGATCAGGGATGCAGCATATGAATCTGAGAATGTCCTTGAAGTTGCAGATTACATGGAGAAGAGAAACAGACTGACGAGAGGATTCATGGGTGCCATTTCAAGGTATGCTCGCTTACCAAGTGACCTGATTACCCTTCATAAAGTTGGTGCTGAAGTCCAACGTATAAGAAGGAAGATCAGTGAGATATTTGATAGTGCGAACCGTTTGAATATTGATTTGGATACTAGTGTTCTAGACAAGGGTCATGTTGAGGATGTGTTTCCACGAGAGTATGGTCTCATGCATCAAAACTTTAAAGATGATGCTGTCATTTTTGGTTTTGAGGATGAGTACAAAGAAATAGTGGATAAGTTAGTTGACAAAGAGAACAATACTCTTAGTGCTATTTCCATAGTTGCCATGGGTGGAGCAGGAAAAACAACACTTGTTAGAAAAGTCTACACTTCATCAAGAGTAGAACGTCACTTTGATACAATTGCTTGGGTGACTGTATCTCAAAAGTTTAAAGGCATTGATTTACTAAGAGATATTATGAAACAAATAATGGGAGCCAGAGATGATTTTCAAATGCATGAGTATGAGGTGGGAAAGGAGATACATGATTATCTGTCGAAAAAAAGGTTTTTGGTAGTTCTTGATGATGTTTGGGAAACAGATACATGGGAGCAAATAAACAAAACAGTTAAAGCCTTTCCAGATGTAGCTAATGGTAGTAGAGTACTGTTAACCACACGAAAACAAGATGTTGCAAATCATATTCAAATGCCAACCCATGTTCATCCTTTGAAGAAGTTAGATGAAAAGAAAAGCTGGGAACTTTTTAGTAGCAAAGCTTTGCCATCCTATAACAGGTTTCTTCTATGTGATGTGGATGAGTTTGAAGAGCTAGGGAAAAAGCTTGCAAGGAAATGTAATGGATTACCACTTGCACTTGCAGTTTTTGGGGGTTATCTATCAAAAAATCTGAACAAAGATACATGGTGCGATATACTCTTGAGTTGGCCATCAACCAAAGACGGACAGATGATGCGAAACATACTAGCTCGCAGTTACAACGACCTACCAGATCATTATTTAAGATCGTGTTTCCTCTATGTTGCTGCTTTCCCTGAGGATTATGAGATATCTATGTCGGACCTTATTGAATTATGGATAGCAGAATGCTTCATTCCACACACACCAAAGCATAAACTAGAAGAAACAGCACGTAAGTATATAACTGAGTTGGCTCAAAGAAGTTTGGTCCAAGTTGTTGATACAAGCCGGGCACATGGATGGATTGAAAGAATAAGGATCCATGATATCTTACGTGACTGGTgcatagaagaagcaagagaagacGGTTTTCTCGATATGATTGACAAAACTGCAT GTCATATGGGAGCGTCATCATCCGATAGCATGATATCATATCGTGCTTCATTCCAAAACTTGAGTGATCAGGTTTTGCAGCCAGCAACTCCTAATTTACGAACTCTGGTTGGCTTTGAACTTTCATCAATATCCCTACCTAAGCTGAGATTCCTGAGAGTTCTTCACATGGCAAACTCAGACCTCAAAAATTTGTCTCTGGCAATTGGTGGGTGCATTCACCTAAGATGTCTTAGGTTGACAAGATGTGAAAATGTAGCACTCCCTTCTTCAATTGGTAAACTCCTTTACTTGCAGATTATAGATCTCAGAAAAACAAAATTGGACTCAATGATACCAAACACTCTTTGGGATATCCCTACTCTACGGCATGTTTACCTGAGCACTGCATTTTCATCACCAAGGAGTGTGCAACAGAAAGATCTCCAGACCTTATGGTTGACTTGTGCATCGGTTGGTACTAAATATTGCTATCATGACTTGGTGACGTTTTTGGAAAAGATGAGACAATTGACAACCTTGTTCTTGGTGATGAGGCCCATGCATGTGGAGATGCTGAATATATTTGCATACATGCCTCACCTGGTTGATATTCACCTGGCCAATTTCGGTGTGCTCAATAAGCTTCCTGAAAGCAACCACTTCCCACAAAGACTACGGCATCTCTATCTAGAAGCTGATGTCATTGAATTAGACCCGATGCCGATCCTGGAGAAGCTTCCCTGTCTTGTGGTTTTGGAGTTGTCGGGGTATGAAGGCCGAATCATGTCATGTTCTGCCCAAGGGTTTCCTCGTCTGCAAGAGTTAAAACTTGATAGGTTCTCGATTAAGGAGTGGAGGATGGAGGAAGGGACAATGCCAAAGCTCTCCCACCTGAAACTTTGGTTGTGCAAGAAGATGAGGAAGCTTCCTGAGGGGTTGCTGCACCTTCCGTCCCTCAAGAACCTGAAACTGATTAGTAAGCCCCTGATTTCTGGAGATGACACAACACTGAAGGAGCTTGAGCGGAGAGGATGTGAG GTGGAGCGTTAA
- the LOC127329867 gene encoding annexin D3-like, whose translation MSTITIPSPVPSPANDAESIRKALQGWRADKEALVRILAQRTAAQRSGIRRAYAFLFREPLLNSFRQRLSRQYCPVSLDFWKAIILWTMDPAERDANLVHGALKRMDGDFVSVLVEVACASTPDHLVAVRRAYCSLFACSVEEDLASSSAFEQPLKKMLVSLLSSYRYGGVRVNQEVAKLEATQLSEAIRKKEPHRDEVIRIVSTRSKAQLGATLQRYRDDHHGTDFVQDIDSHCSSQFAKTLKIAVWCLTSPEKHFAEVIRESIAGLGTYEDMLTRAIVSRAEIDMRQIKAEYTVRFKTTVTRDVVDDTSFGYRDLLLALVGSEEEGAENMRRCIPC comes from the exons ATGTCCACCATCACCATACCGAGCCCCGTGCCGTCGCCCGCCAACGACGCCGAGAGCATCAGGAAGGCGCTCCAAG GATGGCGGGCGGACAAGGAGGCCCTGGTCCGGATCCTGGCTCAACGGACGGCGGCGCAGCGGTCGGGGATACGCCGCGCCTACGCCTTCCTCTTCCGGGAGCCCCTGCTCAACTCCTTCCGGCAGAGGCTCTCCCGCCAGTACTGTCCGGTCTCCCTCGACTTCTGG AAGGCGATCATCCTGTGGACGATGGACCCGGCGGAGCGGGACGCGAACCTGGTGCACGGCGCGCTGAAGCGGATGGACGGCGACTTCGTCTCCGTGCTGGTCGAGGTCGCCTGCGCCTCCACCCCCGACCACCTCGTCGCCGTCAGGCGCGCCTACTGCTCCCTCTTCGCCTGCTCCGTCGAGGAGGACCTCGCGTCCTCCTCCGCGTTCGAGCAGCCTCTCAAGAAG ATGCTGGTTAGCCTCTTGAGCTCCTACCGCTACGGCGGGGTGCGCGTCAACCAGGAGGTGGCGAAGCTGGAGGCGACTCAGCTGTCGGAGGCCATCAGGAAGAAGGAGCCGCACCGGGACGAGGTGATACGGATCGTGAGCACCCGGAGCAAGGCCCAGCTCGGGGCGACGCTCCAGCGGTACAGAGACGATCATCATGGGACAGACTTCGTCCAG GACATCGACAGCCACTGCAGCAGCCAGTTCGCCAAGACGCTGAAGATCGCAGTCTGGTGCCTGACGTCGCCTGAGAAGCACTTCGCGGAGGTGATCAGGGAGTCGATAGCGGGGCTGGGGACGTACGAGGACATGCTGACCAGGGCGATCGTGTCGCGGGCGGAGATCGACATGAGGCAGATCAAGGCGGAGTACACGGTGAGGTTCAAGACCACCGTCACGCGCGACGTCGTCGACGACACCTCCTTCGGCTACAGGGACTTGCTGCTGGCGCTGGTCGGGAGCGAAGAAGAGGGTGCAGAAAACATGCGACGATGCATTCCATGCTGA